The Primulina tabacum isolate GXHZ01 chromosome 1, ASM2559414v2, whole genome shotgun sequence genome contains the following window.
AGTCTTATATGCAGACATATGGGAGAGGTCGAGGTTTTGAGCCGAATGAGACATCCCCACATGGTGACCTTTTAGGTGCCTGTCCCGACTATGGTTGCCTCGTTTATGAATACATGGAAAATGGAAATTTAAAAGATAGGCTTTGCTGCAAAAACGGCACGCAGCCTTTGTCCTGGTGAGCCCGTTTTAGGATAGCCGCGGAAGTGATCATTGCACTCAACTTTCTTCACCACACAAGACCAGAGCCGCTGGGTGCATCGCGATCTCAAACCCGCAAACATTTTCTTAGACAAGAACTACGTTAGCAAGATCAGCGACGTGGGCCTTTCCACGATGGTTCCAGCATCTTCATTTGACAGTGTCACTCAATATCACGCAACAGCTTCAGCAGGCACATTCTGTTACATTGATCCTGAGTAGCAACACACCGGGATGTTGTGTAAGAAAAAAGTGGCACATATCAATTTATATCAGAAGAAGAATAAACATGTAGGAAATGGCGAGGTCATAGCCAACAATTTTGATAAACGGTACATGCAtcatctcaactttagaaaattgaAACGCGCATGAGCCTCTTCTTTTGACAATAAGGCTCCCGCAATCACTCATTGATGGTATGAGAGGCTAATAAATACCGGTGATTAAGGCCCCTAAacacacacctcataagaataaaatacatcatctACAGAGAGTGCTGGAGTGCTTATAAGACTTCAATCAGAGGAAAAGGAGAGAACTACAAATTATTCAATGGTTGGAGGTAACACTCGATCTGATTCCGTATGTTGTTTATTTTGTTCATAGTTGTGTAAAAATACgattttttgagaaaaattctaaCATGTTGGGTACGAATCATTACTGCCAAGCCAGCAATAGACTTGACGTAGCATGTTGAGAGAGCAATCGAGACGAGGCCATTTGCCGACATACTTGATCCAAGCGTGAAAGATTGGCCTGTTGAGGAGGCACTGAAGTATGCAGAACTGGCTTGAAATGCTGTGAACTGAGGGACCGGCCTGAACTGAATTTGGTGATACTGCCGGAATTGGAAAGACACAGAGACCTGGAAGCAAGATTTAGTTTCGTTGATTCACAAGCTCAAAATATTCTAGAGGCAAACTTGTATCCGAGTCAGGAACATACTTAAGTATagtaaatcaaaattttcaagaaagtaaGCTCATCTTCAAGTTGGGGTAACAAGTTTTTATGGCATTGCATTTgcacttttaaaatttaattttgctgGAATTCATAGGCTTATCGGATGAAAATTAAGTGAAGAAGTTAAGGAAAACTCGAAAGGTTAGCATCGAGGTTCGAACACGACTCACAGCACGCAAAGGTGCTGCCTGAAAATTTTCACGCAGCATGGCCTGGGTGGGGCGCTACCTGGAAAATCCAGGTATTTTCCAGGTAGCGTGGCACTAGAAATGGCTGGCGGAGGTACACTGCCTGGATTTTCCAGGCAATGAAGGGCGCACTAGGGCGACCAATTTTGGATGCCCCAACGGCGGGATGTTTTCACGAACATGTGTGTTTATATCTTGAGTTTTCAGACAGCAATTATTCAAAAAATGTCTTTTGATGATTTCTTCATGTCCTTTTGTTCAAGTGACATCTCATATGACAAGGAGACATGTCCCGACttgttgaaaacattaaatacatGATCTAATATCCATATAACAGATTGATCATCAGATTTTGAATAGCATATTTTTTCTGCATGCGTTCattttgctttttcttatttcttTCTATGCAAAAGACATTACACTCTATTTCTAGCTATTGTTCATGCAAATTATTGTACAGTATTTACAAATGGATTTGTTATATCTTGGCAGAGGAGATTGTCACATAACCGAAGCATCGAAACGAGACAAATTTTTCTTAAGGAAAAATTATTCAATACTTATCTCAACTTTCATTCACCGCAAAAATCCTTCACCATCTTGAGGTTTATCAATGTATCACAAACAACAAATCATACATGATAATGGCTTGGAAACGAGCACGCATACTTTtgaagaatttttttattattttatttatttaaaatttttctaattctgcttataattttaaaataatttaattaacttcTTAAATTATGTAAATAGGGATGAATGTAGTGCTTCAAATAATTGAATTGGTACCAACGTCTTGATATATAATATGAAGTCGTTTTTAAATACTTTTATCAATTTTATAGTTTAATTATCTATGTGTCGTATATAAGTTactatgatatttaattaatacagCGTATATACacccattttttaaaataagtaaaTGGATTGTCCccttgaaatatttatataaattgtTTTAACGAAAATTTAATATGCGATATTCTAATAAAACTCCAAAATTTGattggtttatttttatttttatttttggtccTAAACATAATTAATAGTTGGATGAGTCTCAATTCAATAAGTTGGCTTTATTTGTATTTCTACTTGGATATTACTATCATTACCAACATTCTGTGGAAAATAATTGAAAGTGTCACATATCaaacatttttttgtttatataaaagcattctaataaaaaattataattttaataattagaatatgatactattttaattattttttcccATCTATAATTATTCTCGAGGTGTGACATCTCATCTCCCATAGCCAAATATAGGACAAACACATGGATAAATATCCTAAAATCCATCGAAAACAAGAAAACATATTTATTATGTCATACACTCTAACAAGATCTATCGGATTAGCCCAGAAAATTTAGTCGAGTCGTTCACATTTTACTGTGGAGCCTTGCGAGAATTAATGACCGTTGCCCACCTAGCTAGCTCTCAAAATATTCTCGACCAAGTGGCCGATCCCTCGAAAGTATCTCCGTTTAGTATTTGATTGTTACAAGACAAGATGATCACAGTGAGATGAATACGTACGtagaaattaattaatctggggaGACAAGAAGCTATCTAGCTAATTGTTAGGCTTGGTTATGGGCTATAGAATGTCGGGCCACACTTGCATTTCCAGCCTTCTGGCTCATAATTAGTATACTGCAAACCCACGCGGCTGCTTGTGGTGGGAACTTGAATGGCTTCACAGGGCATGCATCCGTAGCATTTGTGGTCGCAGTTTGGTGGGCTTGATCCGATCATGTTGATTTCCTTGTATTTTGAAGCTCCCATTTCCAATATTAATCTTTTCTTCAACATGGCCCGCTGTAAGTATATATGTTGGAGGAAAAATCAAGAGTTGCAGTGTATTTTAAGCAGTATTACAAAGATgacaatgatttaaaagtttgATTAATCATCAAGGCATACGTAATATGATACTAGGATCCATTATCGGTGAAAGAGAGTAAAGAAAGACCTGATTTGATGTGAGAAATGTCTGCAATGACTGGGGATTTTGACCTGCGACTGATAGATAAATATACTCGAGAATCATAAGTCGGTTAAattaaatcaagaaaaaaaagtGTGCAACTATTTTACCTTTTCTTCttgaaatataaaatatcaCCGCAAACAAGAAATGGTATTTCATAAAGTAAAAGAGCAAGAGTCGTTTTTTTTCcgtaaaaagaagtttaagaacTCACATTTAATATTGTTGATGTTAAGAGCAAAGCCATGATGATTTGAAGCAAAAGGCGAGGTTCTTACACAAACCAAACAAAGTATTCGCAGAAAGAAGACaagaaaacaacacaagattcCTGCTCTCATTGTCTTGAAGCTCAAATGATAAGGTTATTATTAAGGTTATTAGAAAGACAAAAGTAAGCGCAAATTCTGTCTTAGTTTGTGTGACAGAGAGAGTGTTTTATATATAAAGGAGAAGTTTGGATCGGAAGTCTTTGAAAAAGGCATTGAATGATTGCTGAATGAATATTAGAAGAGGGCCTCAAAAGTCTTTGCCTAAAAAATAAAGTTTCCCCATGTCCCAAAAACCAAGAAATCTCACAAACAAGTTCCGTACTTTTTTCTTGAAAATCcctcgtatatatatatatacacacacacacacacacacacatatacacaaGATTTGTGAATAAACCaaaaaattgatatattttccGGAATGAGAGCATAAGATATTATACGATCAGAGCTAGTAAGATCAATGTACTGAAGCTAAATCTAGCTTTGAGAGagaagaataattttttttttgaactttgagctacataattttttttttgtgcaaATATCAGTATCATCCTCACATGCATTAATGAAAATTTGAGATATTCTTCAAAAGATATCTGCAATATATTTAGATATAAgtacttttaaaatttacatatatatagtaTTCAAAGGCACATTTTCGAGTGGCATGTAATAGAGGGACGCTTGCTTCACAAACAAGTGATTCTGAAATCTAATATAAAtcttgaataaaaatatgaaacaaCTCTTCCTAGTTAATTTTCCCGATACCAATCAAACAGAATATTAAAAAAACACAAGAAAATACGTATGGGTGGTCAGTGGTTCTGCGAACAAGTCAGGATttagaagaagaaaaattttggAGCATAGACTGCAGAGCCCTTTTAACTTGCTGATAGCTACATTCCAAAAGTGGAAGAAAATCCAAAGTAAAAAAGGCTGCAGAAATGAATTCCCTCACGCACAGTATCAATGTCATACACATTTATTCAGTTCTTGGAAGCTGAAGAAGGGTAGCAATAAGTTAGCTAAACAAGAAATATAACTGTTTTTCATGTCTATTGGATCAGGGAATTAAGTAGTTTCTTCTACGCCAtccatttaattaaattatgtacTACTTAGCTTTTTAGATTTCCTAAACTTTGATTTTgaacaaataaataattatgtcCGTGATAGTCTAGCCcggtaaaaaaaatatatcattattatttatattatgtttgttacAACCAACTAACTATTGTGTCGGACATCACATGGATATTAGTTCAAACAGCTTAACACGAAATGTTAGGTCATCACATGCTTTAAGCAACATGTTTCACCTATGCACGGGTTGAAGAACTCAAATTGGAAATCTCCAGCCACCATCTAGAAGGTCCACGGTAGGTGCAGCCATTGTTGATTCTCCAATGGCTGCCATCGTCCATTCACACCAATTAACATGTGCAGAATAtcctctataaatagaggcttCAGCTTGTTGTTTAAATCATCCCATTCCCAGTTGAGGAATCCTAATCCCAAGTAGAGGAGATTGAGAGTGCTGTGAGATCCGAgagtttttatttctttctgtAAATTAAATCTATGAATTGAATAGattgatttttctctcaaattagtTTGATCTTTGATAGTTTAattcccaacaagtggtatcagagcctggTTAGAGGTATTATCCATCAAAGGAGAGCTCTCTGTGAAAAATTCGATTTCGTGAAAGTGTCTGAAATCTTGTTTTGATTATACCACGACGTAGCTCTCGTTCCCACGAGTCTACCGGTATTTTCAGATCGAAAATCGGACATCAAACGAATTTTCTGTGATTTTTCAAAAGTTCTTTacgaagaagatgatgaacagTGCCCGCCACGTAAGCGTCCAGTCAGTGCCACGTCATCAGCACTattcaattttctgaaaattgcaTTTTGGTCCTTATATTTTCTGCTCGTTTCAAAATGGTCCTTTATCTTTCCTAAAGTACAGAATGGTCCCTGAACTTTTGGTAATGACTTAGAGACCCCTGAACTATCAGAAAGTTATATAGTGATCCCAAAATTTTCAGCAATAGAATTTCTGACCCCGAAGTGCCTATTCCACCATTTTCGGCCGTTCCGGACACAACGGTGTACTCCGTTTTACGAGATTCAGCTcctattttgataaataaatattgaagATGACCACAGAAGAGTCAACATCATATTCTGGAGCTATGATTATGCTCACGGCAACCAACTACACGCTGTGGAAACTTCGGATGGAAGATCTCCTCAGCTGTAAAGATTTGGTCGATCCCGTAGAATTGAAAGGTGAAAATCCTGATCCAACCAAAGCGTCAGAGTGGAGGAAATTAAACCGGAAATCTATTGGTCAAATCCGACAATGGATTGATCATAGTGTCTTCCACCATGTTGCACAGGAGACAGACGCATATGCTCTCTGGAAGAAGCTGGAGGACATGTACCAGGCCAAGACCGCTCGGAATAAAGCCCTGTTGATGAGGCGGTTAGTCAATATGAAGTTCAAAAGTGGAACTTCTGTTGCCGAGCATACCAGTGAGTACCAGAGTCTGGTAAATCAATTATCGTCTGTAGAGATGCCGCTTGGAGATGAGATGCAGGCACTCCTACTTCTCAGTTCGCTTCCTGATAGCTGGGAAACACTTGTAGTTTCTCTCAGCAACTCGGCTCCAGATGGCAAACTTACCATGTCCATGGTTAAGGATGCCCTGTTCAACGAGGAGGCCAGGAGAAAGGATATGAGCACAGACCAGACTCATGCCCTTGTCACAGAGCCCCGAGGAAGACAACAAGAGAAACAACAAAAGGGTAAAGGCAAATGGAGAGGCAGAAGCAAAAGCAGAGGCAGATCCACCGATGGCAGAAAACCTTCGTATAAATGTCATCACTGTGGAATAGAGGGTCATATGAAGAAGAATTGCTACAAATGGCTAGAGGAGCAAGGCCAGAGCAGTTCCCAGTCGAAGAACAAGGGTGGAGAAACGCTAATCATCATTCCTGGAGATGTAGCGTTCTGTTCGACCCATAATGAGACATGCCTTCACGTTTCAAAAGAAGACACAGAATGGGTGGTAGATACTGCAGCTTCCTATCACGTGACTTCGCACAAGGAATACTTCATGACATACAAAGCTGGTGACTTTGGAGCAGTGAAGATGGGAAATTCCAGTTCCTCTGGGATTGTAGGAATTGGAGATATCCAAATAAAGACAAGTGTTGGAAGCACAATCACTTTGAAGGATGTCAGACATGTGCCAGATCTTCGGCTCAATCTTCTTTCTGGAATAGCCCTTGACAACCAAGGCTATGATAATCATTTCAGCAATGGCACATGGAAGATGTCAAAGGGTGCTTTGATAGTCGCTCGAGGACACATTTGTGGCACACTGTACAAGACTCACATGAAGATATGTACAGACACCCTCAACGTAGCTGAGAAGGAGGGTTCTCAAAATTTGTGGCACCAGAGACTCGGCCATATGAGTGAGAAAGGGTTGTCTACCCTAATAAAGAAAGAGCTTATCATCGTTGACAAAGATGCTGCGCCAGATTCTTGCATTCATTGTCTATTTGGTAAGCAGCACAGAGTCTCATTCAGTTCCTATTCAATGAGAAGATCAGAGTTGCTCAGTCTGGTACACTCTGACGTTTGCGGTCCCCTGGAGGATGAATCACTAGgcggaaataaatattttctgacTTTCATTGATGATGCTTCTCGAAAGATGTGGGTCTATTTCCTGAAAACGAAGGACCAGGTATTCGAATACTTCAAAATGTTTCATGTCATGGTAGAACGTGAGACTGGGAAGAAATTGAAGTGTCTCCAGTTAGATAATGGAGGCGAATACACTTCCAAGGTGTTCGATGCATATTGCAAAACATACGGCATTCGACATGAAAAGACGGTCCCTCGCACCCCTCAACACAACGGTGTAGCCGAAAGAATGAACCGGACAATCATGGAACGTGTTCGGAGTATGCTCAGTATGGCTAAACTGCCAAAGTCATCCTGGGGAGAAGCAGTCAGAACCGCCTGTTACCTGATCAACAGATCACCATCAGTACCACTGAATTTTGAAGTTCCGGAGAAACTGTGGTCTGGAAAGGATCCATCATACTCACACTTAAGAGTATTTGGATGTTTGGCGTACGCACATGTATCCAAGGAGCTCAGACAAAAGCTTGATGCAAGGACCACTCCATGCATTTTCATTGGCTATGGAGATGAAGAATTTGGATACAGACTATGGGATCCAAAGAAAAAAAAGGTGATCAGAAGCAGGGACATTGTGTTCCATGAAAGCCAGACAATAGAAGACATTGAAAAACCTACAATGTCTCAGAAGTCAAATGTTGGTGCTCTAAATTCAGATGCAGCACTAAACTCGTTCGATATAGTGACAGAATACATGCCAGAAGCAGAAGCTGAGGAAGAAAGGGGTGTTGAGCAGGGGGAGCCACAACCCACTCCACCAAATGTTCCAGGATCATCACAAGGCCCAGATGATGGTGAATCTTCTCAGACTATT
Protein-coding sequences here:
- the LOC142546245 gene encoding polygalacturonase-like, which gives rise to MRAGILCCFLVFFLRILCLVCVRTSPFASNHHGFALNINNIKFAGQNPQSLQTFLTSNQRAMLKKRLILEMGASKYKEINMIGSSPPNCDHKCYGCMPCEAIQVPTTSSRVGLQYTNYEPEGWKCKCGPTFYSP